The following is a genomic window from Crossiella equi.
CCCGCGACGATCCGGATGGCGTGCACGATCTCCTCCGGCCGCGCCCGCTTGAGCAGGAACCCGCTGGCGCCCACCCGCAGCGCGTCGTAGACGTACTCGTCGTTCTCGAACGTGGTGACCACCAGGATCTTCGGCGGCTGGGCCACGGTGTCGAGCAGGTGCCGGGTGGCCTGGATACCGTCGACGGCGGGCATCCGCACGTCCATCAGCACCACATCGGGCCGCAGCCGGTGCACCAGCCCCGGCACCTCGGCCCCGTCGGCGGCCTCGCCGACCACCGCCAGGTCCGGTTCGGCGTTGATGATCGCGCGCAGCCCGGCGCGGATGAGGTCCTCGTCGTCGACGAGCAGCACGGTGGTCATGACGCCGCCGTGCGCAGCGGCAGCCGCACGTGCACCCGCCACTGCCCGCCGTGCTCACCGGCCTCGACCTGCCCGCGCAGCACGGTCACCCGCTCCCCGATCCCACGCAGGCCACGGCCCCCGCCCTGGCCCCGGCCACCCGGCCGTTCCCCCAGTGGGTTGGTCATCTCCAGCTCCAGGTTGTCCTCGCGCACGGCCAGCCGCAGGGTGACGGGCACCTTGCCCGCGTGCCGCATCACGTTGGTGAGTCCTTCTTGGACGATCCGGTAGGCCTCCCGGGACACCGCGTTGGGCACCCCGTCCACGGCCTCGGGCAGCTCGGCGGCCACCTCCACCCCGGCCAGCCGGGTGGTGCGCAGCAGCCCGTCCAGGTCGGCGAGCGTGGGCTGCGGGGTGCTGCTGCCCCGGGCCTCCTCCCGCAGGATGCCGAGCACGTGGTCCAGGTCGGCCAGCGCACTCCGGGCGGCCTCCTCGATCGCCCCGAGCGCGGCCCGCGCGAACTCCCGGTCGGTGTCGAGCACCCGCCCGGCCGCGGCGGCCTGGATGGTCACGACACTCAGGGCGTGCCCGACGGAGTCGTGCAGTTCCCGGGCCAACCGGTTCCGCTGCGCCAACCGCTGCGCCAACCGTTCGGCCTCAGCGAGCTTCTCAGCGGGCGTGGGCCCGAGGAACCATCCGGCCAGCCGGGCCAACACGGCCCCGATCCCGGCAACCAGGTACACCGCCACCAGGCTCAACCCGATGGCGGCCAACGGCGCCCACCACTTGTCGGCCCCACCCTCGACGGGCAGCACGTCCAGGATGAAGTACGTGGTGTACCGACTGAACGGCAGCGTGAAGGCCCCCACCACGAACACCGGAATGATCAACGTCAACAGGCTGACCAGGAACCCGGTGCACAGGTGGATCATCAACCACCCGGCGATCCGCCACCGCAC
Proteins encoded in this region:
- a CDS encoding response regulator; this translates as MTTVLLVDDEDLIRAGLRAIINAEPDLAVVGEAADGAEVPGLVHRLRPDVVLMDVRMPAVDGIQATRHLLDTVAQPPKILVVTTFENDEYVYDALRVGASGFLLKRARPEEIVHAIRIVAGGDTLLFPSAIRALAAEHRSRRAADTLARAQLTEREEAVLRLMATGLSNAEIAEKLFVGLQTVKTHVGNVLAKLQARDRTQAVIAAYESGFITPG
- a CDS encoding sensor histidine kinase; protein product: MSGVVGKVLAPLTSRSTLLRWIYLVLGGALLTPYFIAGTAVAELLRGQVPLPLPAGWSLATTSVFFALGTLLCTTFVPALGVLEATAVRTLLEIPVADLSGRRPAAVRWRIAGWLMIHLCTGFLVSLLTLIIPVFVVGAFTLPFSRYTTYFILDVLPVEGGADKWWAPLAAIGLSLVAVYLVAGIGAVLARLAGWFLGPTPAEKLAEAERLAQRLAQRNRLARELHDSVGHALSVVTIQAAAAGRVLDTDREFARAALGAIEEAARSALADLDHVLGILREEARGSSTPQPTLADLDGLLRTTRLAGVEVAAELPEAVDGVPNAVSREAYRIVQEGLTNVMRHAGKVPVTLRLAVREDNLELEMTNPLGERPGGRGQGGGRGLRGIGERVTVLRGQVEAGEHGGQWRVHVRLPLRTAAS